A genome region from Dolichospermum compactum NIES-806 includes the following:
- a CDS encoding ATP-binding protein, which translates to MNLNLSTPLQLIGRSVEFQRIIEILAKDGDLLITGVPGSGRRTLVRGAAQEVNTVILEIDCIRATEAERFVQLLAEAISQNWEAEKIQIWLNENNSAFFTFNFESQLKLILSLEQEQLWQAFANLLNLLEIMAVDLNQRILLILESFPHIRSWDRHGLWETTFRKEVKAYPHVSYVLIATIAESSQQPDDTNYPIETIQLAPLAKDVVALWAREILHTQGFTFDCHSQALQLFLEAVQGHIGDGMAIIRRLSASRCADELIREEDVQKAIAGLLKDLSMTYESLLMLLPANQVHLLESLAIDPTDKPQSKEYIQKHGLSRGGSLQGALTGLQHKGLIYDAENGYRLAMPLLALWLRERLS; encoded by the coding sequence GTGAATTTAAATTTGTCTACTCCCTTACAATTAATTGGGCGTTCTGTAGAGTTTCAGCGGATTATTGAAATACTGGCAAAAGATGGTGATTTGTTAATTACTGGAGTTCCTGGTAGTGGAAGACGTACTTTAGTCAGAGGTGCAGCACAGGAGGTAAATACAGTTATCTTAGAAATAGACTGCATTCGCGCTACAGAAGCGGAGAGATTTGTGCAACTCTTAGCGGAAGCGATTAGTCAAAACTGGGAAGCGGAAAAAATTCAAATCTGGTTAAATGAAAATAATTCGGCATTTTTTACTTTTAATTTTGAAAGTCAACTAAAACTAATTCTCTCTTTGGAACAAGAACAACTGTGGCAAGCCTTCGCCAATTTGTTAAACTTGTTAGAAATAATGGCGGTTGATTTAAATCAACGCATATTGCTGATTTTAGAAAGTTTTCCCCATATTCGTTCTTGGGATCGTCATGGTTTATGGGAAACTACATTTAGGAAAGAAGTTAAGGCTTATCCTCATGTTAGTTATGTATTAATAGCCACGATTGCTGAGTCTAGCCAACAGCCAGATGATACTAATTATCCGATAGAAACTATTCAATTAGCCCCTTTAGCTAAGGACGTTGTAGCCTTGTGGGCGAGGGAAATTTTACATACGCAAGGTTTCACCTTTGATTGTCATAGTCAAGCCTTACAGCTATTTTTAGAGGCAGTACAGGGACATATTGGGGATGGGATGGCGATTATTCGGCGGTTATCTGCTTCGCGTTGTGCAGATGAATTAATTAGGGAGGAAGATGTGCAAAAGGCTATAGCAGGATTATTGAAAGATTTATCTATGACTTATGAATCTTTGCTGATGTTGTTACCAGCAAATCAGGTACATTTATTGGAATCTTTAGCTATTGATCCGACTGATAAACCTCAGAGTAAGGAGTATATTCAAAAGCATGGACTTTCACGGGGTGGAAGTCTACAAGGGGCGTTAACTGGTTTGCAGCATAAGGGTTTGATTTATGATGCTGAAAATGGTTATCGGTTAGCTATGCCTTTGTTGGCTTTGTGGTTGCGGGAACGGTTGAGTTAA
- a CDS encoding bifunctional serine/threonine-protein kinase/formylglycine-generating enzyme family protein, producing MSLCINPSCSKPQNPDNLLFCETCGSGLLLQNRYRVVVRLGGGGFGDTFEINEVRTNKTKVLKVLTNNSQKAIEAFKQEAEVLSQLNHPSIPKVEPGAYFEHYSRNSKTPIHCFVMEKIEGENLHEYMKKNSLRPINQTTAIEWLKDLLIILEQVHNKNFFHRDIKPSNVMLRVGDTQLVLIDFGTVREVTNTVMIQQGGVTGFNSPGYTPSEQLTGNAVKQSDFFALGRTFVYLLTGKEPLDQEMYDSYHATLNWRNYAPQISKMLADLLDEMMQTLYKGRPQNTQEILQRIAKIEKALQPPPPKPQLQPQPIKYQPKPISQKQKNTTRRDFIQTVSLVVGGAVIAVVGQNLFSGNKNQTSTPKITTSPNTPTPEPTTSPKPTPQNTTSPNTPTPEPTPEITTPPLQTFSFEVVTTDATGSITNRRNASAKYFTEDLGNGVFLEMVEIPGGKFIMGSPANEAQRRLNESPQHQVTVPSFCMGKYELTQAQYQAIMGDNPAYFKGNNRPVENVSWNDAVAFCEKLSQKTGKKYRLPSEAEWEYACRAGTTTPFYFGESVTPDLVNYDGNYTYASAPKGQYRQQTTDVGTFPCNAFGLYDMHGNVWEWCQDDWQENYINAPINGSALISQSNIKTLRGASWYGNPENCRSAIRDNSYRDNRSFNIGFRVVCFSAAMT from the coding sequence ATGAGCCTGTGCATCAATCCTAGCTGCTCAAAGCCGCAAAATCCAGATAATCTCCTCTTTTGTGAAACCTGTGGTTCAGGGTTGTTGCTACAAAACCGCTATCGGGTAGTAGTTAGACTGGGAGGTGGTGGTTTTGGTGATACATTTGAAATCAATGAAGTCAGAACCAATAAAACCAAAGTTCTCAAAGTCTTAACTAATAATAGCCAGAAAGCCATAGAAGCATTTAAACAAGAAGCCGAAGTTTTAAGTCAACTTAATCATCCGAGTATTCCCAAAGTAGAACCAGGCGCTTATTTTGAACATTATTCTCGCAACAGCAAAACCCCAATTCATTGTTTCGTAATGGAAAAGATTGAGGGAGAAAACTTACATGAGTATATGAAAAAAAATAGTTTGCGTCCCATTAATCAAACTACAGCAATAGAATGGTTGAAAGATTTACTGATTATTTTAGAACAAGTCCATAATAAAAACTTTTTTCACCGAGATATCAAACCATCTAACGTCATGTTGAGGGTTGGAGATACTCAACTAGTATTAATTGATTTTGGCACGGTTAGAGAGGTGACAAACACAGTCATGATTCAGCAAGGTGGAGTTACCGGATTTAATTCTCCCGGTTACACACCTTCGGAACAATTGACTGGTAACGCTGTAAAGCAATCTGATTTCTTTGCTTTAGGACGGACATTTGTTTATTTACTCACGGGTAAAGAACCACTTGATCAAGAAATGTATGATTCTTATCATGCGACATTAAATTGGCGTAATTATGCACCGCAAATATCAAAAATGTTGGCAGATTTGCTAGATGAGATGATGCAAACTTTATATAAGGGTCGTCCTCAAAATACCCAAGAGATTTTACAAAGGATAGCGAAAATAGAAAAAGCTTTACAACCACCACCTCCAAAACCTCAACTACAACCTCAACCTATTAAATATCAACCGAAACCAATTTCTCAGAAGCAGAAAAATACAACTCGTCGAGATTTTATCCAAACAGTGAGTTTAGTGGTTGGTGGTGCTGTTATCGCAGTTGTAGGACAAAATTTATTTTCTGGAAATAAAAATCAAACCTCAACACCAAAAATTACAACTTCTCCAAATACTCCAACACCAGAACCTACAACATCTCCAAAACCAACCCCACAAAATACAACTTCTCCAAATACTCCAACACCAGAACCAACTCCAGAAATTACCACTCCCCCACTTCAAACCTTCAGTTTTGAAGTTGTCACCACAGACGCAACTGGAAGCATCACCAACCGCCGCAACGCCAGTGCAAAATACTTCACAGAAGACTTAGGAAACGGTGTTTTCTTAGAAATGGTGGAAATCCCAGGGGGAAAATTTATCATGGGTTCACCCGCAAATGAAGCACAACGACGTTTAAATGAAAGTCCCCAACACCAAGTGACTGTTCCGAGTTTCTGTATGGGTAAATACGAATTGACACAGGCGCAGTATCAAGCTATTATGGGAGATAATCCTGCTTATTTCAAAGGCAATAACCGCCCAGTTGAAAATGTGAGTTGGAATGATGCAGTTGCTTTTTGTGAAAAGTTAAGTCAAAAAACAGGAAAAAAATACAGATTACCCAGCGAAGCCGAATGGGAGTATGCTTGTAGAGCCGGAACTACCACACCATTTTATTTTGGTGAAAGTGTTACCCCTGATTTGGTAAATTATGATGGTAATTATACTTATGCTTCTGCACCCAAAGGTCAATATCGCCAACAAACCACAGATGTAGGAACTTTTCCCTGTAACGCTTTTGGTTTGTACGATATGCACGGGAATGTTTGGGAATGGTGTCAAGATGATTGGCAAGAAAATTATATAAACGCGCCTATAAATGGCAGTGCTTTAATTAGTCAAAGCAATATAAAGACGCTGCGCGGTGCTTCGTGGTACGGCAATCCTGAAAACTGCCGTTCTGCCATCCGCGACAACTCCTACCGCGATAACAGGTCCTTCAATATCGGTTTTCGCGTTGTCTGTTTTAGTGCGGCGATGACTTAG
- a CDS encoding DUF29 family protein produces the protein MEELLMLKELLHEGKVLEALDLVEELEEMSKSDKLNKIFSYGIILLLHLIKQGAEKRSTRSWETSIFNSVKQIQRTNQRPKGKGFYLQEDELLETLQDAYESALRKAALEAFEGRYTADELGNFVNQDEVIQEAMDLILGGEN, from the coding sequence ATGGAAGAGTTATTAATGTTAAAAGAATTATTGCATGAAGGGAAAGTTTTAGAAGCTTTGGATTTGGTGGAAGAGTTGGAGGAAATGAGTAAGTCTGATAAGTTAAATAAGATTTTTAGTTATGGGATTATTTTGTTATTGCATTTGATTAAACAAGGGGCTGAAAAACGTTCTACTCGTTCTTGGGAAACTTCTATTTTTAATTCTGTTAAGCAAATTCAACGCACTAATCAACGTCCCAAGGGTAAGGGTTTTTATTTGCAGGAGGATGAATTATTAGAAACTTTACAAGATGCTTACGAATCGGCTTTAAGAAAGGCTGCTTTGGAGGCTTTTGAAGGCAGGTATACAGCAGATGAATTAGGGAATTTTGTTAATCAAGATGAGGTAATTCAGGAAGCTATGGATTTGATTTTGGGAGGAGAGAATTAA
- a CDS encoding glutamate-5-semialdehyde dehydrogenase, with translation MTGEVIDDYPEPMTSANRAFQASLKLGTTKGIDRSRAVLAMAQAIESDFDEILEANTLDLEASREMAVPELILDWLKLTPFRLENTIKILQRLGELSDPLRRVRTADYQQEDSQSYTQLMPLGVIAFIYEAFPDLGAIAAGFCIKTGNSIILKGSTEASNSNTAIANALQTAITKVGLPAGCVELITAEHGASVRDLVTQDQYLSLVIPYGRSSLIQQVVRQATCPVLKSAMGNCYLYWSVNSSLEMIRWMIMDSHESEPDQVNAIEKVLVHRQALPSSLSVLWSSLKEKGFQLKGDAELVGAFPQLQLAKDEEWGTPYLTKTVAFKLVDSLESAIAWINQYSSSHADSIVTESYQESRQFALGVNSASTYINASPRFSRHSSRGEAVFLGMSNQKGHRRGFISLETLTTVKHIVQGNGRF, from the coding sequence ATGACAGGTGAAGTGATTGATGATTACCCCGAACCGATGACAAGCGCTAACCGCGCTTTCCAGGCTTCCCTAAAATTGGGAACGACGAAGGGGATAGATAGGAGTCGCGCTGTGTTAGCAATGGCACAAGCGATAGAAAGTGATTTTGATGAAATTCTCGAAGCTAATACTCTGGATTTAGAAGCAAGTCGAGAAATGGCAGTTCCCGAATTAATTTTGGACTGGTTGAAGCTAACTCCCTTTCGGTTGGAGAATACTATTAAAATTCTGCAACGATTGGGGGAATTATCTGATCCTTTACGCCGGGTGAGAACTGCTGATTATCAACAGGAAGACTCCCAAAGTTATACTCAACTGATGCCTTTGGGGGTGATTGCCTTTATTTATGAGGCTTTCCCGGATTTGGGGGCGATCGCTGCTGGTTTTTGCATAAAAACTGGCAATAGTATTATTCTTAAAGGTAGTACGGAAGCTAGTAATTCTAATACAGCGATCGCTAACGCCCTGCAAACAGCCATTACCAAAGTCGGATTACCCGCAGGTTGTGTAGAATTAATCACCGCTGAACATGGTGCTTCAGTGCGAGACTTAGTTACCCAAGATCAGTATTTAAGTTTAGTTATTCCCTATGGACGTTCCAGTTTAATTCAACAGGTAGTCAGACAAGCAACCTGCCCAGTGTTAAAATCAGCAATGGGTAATTGTTATCTGTATTGGTCAGTAAATAGTAGCTTAGAAATGATTCGCTGGATGATTATGGATAGCCATGAAAGCGAACCAGATCAAGTCAATGCCATTGAAAAAGTTTTAGTGCATCGTCAAGCTTTACCATCTTCCTTATCAGTGCTGTGGAGTAGTTTAAAAGAAAAAGGTTTTCAACTTAAAGGAGATGCAGAATTAGTTGGAGCATTTCCCCAATTGCAATTAGCCAAAGATGAAGAATGGGGAACACCGTATTTAACCAAAACAGTAGCTTTTAAGTTAGTAGATAGTTTAGAAAGTGCGATCGCTTGGATTAATCAATATAGTAGCAGTCATGCCGATAGTATTGTCACAGAATCCTACCAAGAAAGTCGCCAATTTGCATTAGGAGTAAATAGTGCCTCCACCTACATCAATGCTTCCCCTCGTTTTTCCCGTCACTCCTCACGGGGAGAGGCTGTGTTTTTAGGAATGTCCAATCAAAAAGGACATCGCAGGGGATTTATTAGTTTGGAAACATTGACAACGGTGAAGCATATTGTTCAGGGAAATGGACGGTTTTAA
- the ribH gene encoding 6,7-dimethyl-8-ribityllumazine synthase: MAVFEGNFQHTESLRFALIIARFNDLVTLKLVEGCKDCLKRHGIDPDPEGQQVDYVWVPGSFEVANVARQLAMSGRYDAIICLGAVIKGQTPHFDYVSSEVSKGVAAASFQTGVPVIFGILTTDTMQQALERAGIKSNHGWEYAMNAIEMASLMRQLRPNLAG, encoded by the coding sequence ATGGCAGTTTTTGAAGGAAATTTTCAGCACACCGAGTCTTTGCGCTTTGCATTGATCATCGCTCGCTTCAATGATCTTGTCACCTTAAAATTAGTAGAAGGATGTAAAGACTGCTTAAAGCGTCATGGTATAGATCCTGACCCCGAAGGACAGCAAGTAGATTATGTATGGGTTCCTGGTAGTTTTGAAGTTGCCAATGTGGCCCGTCAGTTGGCAATGTCTGGCCGTTATGATGCCATAATTTGCCTCGGCGCAGTCATTAAAGGACAAACACCGCATTTTGATTATGTATCCTCAGAAGTTTCTAAAGGTGTTGCTGCGGCTAGTTTCCAAACAGGTGTACCTGTAATTTTCGGCATTTTAACCACAGATACCATGCAGCAAGCCCTAGAACGAGCCGGCATCAAGAGTAATCATGGTTGGGAGTACGCTATGAATGCTATAGAAATGGCTAGTCTCATGCGGCAATTACGCCCGAATTTAGCAGGTTAA
- the psbZ gene encoding photosystem II reaction center protein PsbZ: MSIVFQIALISLVLFSFVLVIGVPVVYATPQNWVESKKLLWVGSGIWAALVVLVGILNFFVV; this comes from the coding sequence ATGAGCATAGTATTTCAAATCGCTTTAATATCATTAGTCCTGTTCTCCTTCGTGCTTGTGATTGGTGTACCTGTTGTTTACGCTACTCCTCAAAACTGGGTAGAATCTAAAAAACTACTCTGGGTTGGTTCAGGAATTTGGGCGGCTTTAGTCGTGTTAGTTGGTATATTAAACTTTTTTGTGGTTTAG
- a CDS encoding CBS domain-containing protein — translation MDLIICHTTADFDALGAAVGLTCLKPGSKIVLTGGAHPPVRDFLALHRDEYPLIERRSVNPENIRSLMVVDTQKRDRLGKAAIWFDLPSVQEVIVYDHHFGQDRDIPSTQLYIDEVGATTTLIVEELQKNNIALNSAQATVMALGIHVDTGSLTYKQSTARDALALAWLMQQGANLSVISTYRDPGLSPQLQQLLSTALENLQYLCLRGYTIAWVTLKTDGFVPGLSGLATEIIDLTETDAVLLANEYPLGEDDWRFTVIGRTKIPQTNLNSLFQPHGGGGHSQAASLNLRTTDSQQILQELLDSLKAQIPHPPTARDLMSSPVRTIRPDTTIAEAQRILLRYGHSGLSVVNNQDLLIGIISRRDLDIALHHGFSHAPVKGYMTGNLKTITPDTSLPEIESLMVTYDIGRLPVLDHGQLVGIVTRTDILRELHQLTIQNIELTPDNYSRNLGLNTELEKRLTPQLWRLLTIASQEAEKRGWHLYLVGGAVRDLLLAEAETRNLMINDIDLVVDGFHQTADVGAGVELAKALQQIYQNARLEIHGAFQTAALLWHKDLVLDSLWVDIATARTEFYPYPAANPEVEASSIRQDLYRRDFTINAMALRLTSPRAGELLDFFGGFIDLENQQVRILHPNSFIEDPTRIYRGVRFAVRFGFSLEPQTETYIRYAINSGVYDRTSQENSKTPALQTRLKTELKYILAAPYWQSALELLDNLGALQCIHSTLKLDAELSRQLNLLKHCLRKFDKKQTLINWQMRLEVLIAYLQPEYRGKVAKNLQLTDDSIIRLEKLFTVESEIITLLPTFEKPSQTLYLLRKYDLQTLILIALQSPRKIRRRIWQYLTNWGNIQPLLNGNDLKKLGYKPSPQYKQMLDDLLTATVDGIIKDKAEAQEFLTKHYPR, via the coding sequence ATGGATTTAATTATTTGTCACACAACTGCGGATTTTGACGCTTTGGGGGCAGCGGTAGGGTTAACTTGTCTCAAACCAGGGAGTAAAATTGTCTTGACTGGGGGCGCACATCCCCCCGTGCGGGACTTTTTGGCGTTACACCGTGATGAGTATCCGTTGATTGAAAGACGTTCTGTAAATCCTGAAAATATTCGCTCTTTAATGGTTGTGGATACTCAAAAGCGCGATCGCTTGGGTAAGGCCGCTATCTGGTTTGATTTACCCAGTGTCCAGGAAGTTATCGTTTACGATCATCATTTTGGACAAGATAGAGACATTCCCAGTACCCAATTATATATTGACGAAGTAGGTGCTACAACTACTTTAATTGTAGAAGAATTGCAAAAAAATAATATTGCTTTAAATTCTGCCCAAGCAACCGTAATGGCTTTGGGTATTCATGTGGATACAGGTTCATTAACCTATAAACAATCTACAGCCAGAGACGCTTTAGCTTTAGCTTGGTTAATGCAGCAAGGAGCAAATTTATCAGTAATTTCTACCTATCGAGATCCTGGTTTATCACCACAATTACAACAGTTATTAAGTACAGCTTTAGAGAATTTACAATATCTTTGTTTGCGGGGATATACCATAGCTTGGGTTACACTAAAAACCGATGGTTTTGTCCCCGGTTTATCAGGTTTAGCTACGGAAATCATTGACTTAACAGAAACCGATGCTGTACTGTTGGCAAATGAATATCCTTTAGGTGAAGATGATTGGCGATTCACAGTAATTGGGAGAACAAAAATTCCCCAAACAAATCTTAATTCCTTATTTCAACCTCATGGTGGTGGAGGACATTCTCAAGCTGCATCTCTTAATCTGCGTACCACAGATTCCCAACAAATTTTACAAGAATTATTAGATAGTTTAAAAGCCCAAATTCCCCATCCTCCCACAGCTAGAGATTTGATGTCTTCGCCAGTGCGGACAATTCGCCCTGATACTACTATAGCTGAAGCCCAACGGATTTTATTGCGTTATGGACATTCAGGTTTATCTGTAGTTAATAACCAAGATTTATTAATCGGAATTATTTCCCGTCGGGATTTAGATATTGCTTTACATCATGGGTTTAGTCATGCACCAGTTAAAGGTTATATGACAGGTAATTTAAAGACAATTACCCCTGATACTTCTTTACCAGAAATTGAGTCTTTAATGGTGACTTATGATATTGGTAGATTACCAGTATTAGATCATGGGCAATTAGTGGGTATTGTCACCCGCACCGATATTTTAAGAGAATTACATCAATTAACCATTCAAAATATAGAATTAACACCTGATAATTATTCTCGAAATTTAGGACTCAATACTGAATTAGAAAAACGTCTCACTCCTCAGCTTTGGCGATTACTCACTATCGCATCTCAAGAAGCAGAAAAACGCGGTTGGCATCTTTATTTAGTAGGTGGTGCAGTTCGAGATTTGCTATTAGCAGAAGCGGAAACTCGCAACTTGATGATTAATGATATTGATTTAGTAGTTGATGGTTTTCATCAAACCGCAGATGTGGGTGCAGGTGTAGAACTAGCTAAAGCCTTACAGCAAATTTATCAAAATGCGAGATTAGAAATTCATGGTGCTTTTCAAACTGCGGCTTTATTATGGCATAAAGATTTAGTATTAGACTCATTATGGGTAGATATTGCCACAGCAAGAACCGAGTTTTATCCTTATCCAGCAGCTAATCCAGAAGTTGAAGCTAGTTCTATTCGGCAAGATTTATATAGGCGAGATTTTACGATTAATGCAATGGCTTTGCGGTTAACTTCTCCCCGTGCTGGTGAATTGTTAGATTTCTTTGGTGGTTTTATAGATTTAGAAAATCAGCAAGTTCGGATTTTACACCCTAATAGTTTTATTGAAGATCCAACTCGGATTTATCGCGGAGTACGGTTTGCAGTGCGGTTTGGATTTTCCCTAGAACCACAAACAGAAACTTATATTCGTTATGCGATAAATAGCGGAGTTTATGATCGAACAAGTCAGGAAAATAGTAAAACTCCAGCTTTGCAAACTCGGTTAAAAACTGAATTAAAATATATATTAGCAGCACCTTATTGGCAATCAGCTTTAGAATTGCTTGATAATTTAGGGGCTTTACAATGTATTCATTCTACTCTAAAGTTAGATGCAGAACTTTCTCGACAATTAAATTTATTAAAACACTGTTTAAGAAAATTTGACAAAAAACAAACTTTAATAAATTGGCAAATGCGTTTAGAAGTATTAATTGCCTATTTACAACCAGAATATCGGGGAAAAGTAGCTAAAAATCTGCAATTAACGGATGATAGTATTATTAGATTAGAAAAATTATTTACAGTTGAATCTGAGATAATTACATTATTACCGACTTTTGAAAAACCTAGTCAAACACTCTATTTACTTAGAAAATATGATTTGCAAACTTTAATCTTAATCGCTTTACAAAGTCCCCGCAAAATCAGAAGACGCATTTGGCAATATTTAACCAATTGGGGAAATATTCAACCCTTATTAAATGGGAATGATTTAAAAAAATTGGGTTATAAACCTAGTCCCCAATATAAGCAAATGCTTGATGATTTATTGACTGCTACTGTAGATGGTATAATTAAGGATAAAGCAGAAGCACAAGAATTTCTAACCAAGCATTATCCTCGGTAA
- a CDS encoding Uma2 family endonuclease, whose amino-acid sequence MQIQTSSKYYTPEEYLELEEKSEFKNEYIDGEIIPMTGGTTNHNEIAGNFYLHFKLKMRNQHYKIYMGDVKLWIPRYQIYTYPDIMVIQGEPIYQGTGTTQVTNPLMIVEVLSKSTINYDKTDKFRFYRSLPELKEYIMINQYECFIEQFAKNAEGQWVLTEYESVNDILSLKSIDFQIPFSDIYEGVNFQ is encoded by the coding sequence ATGCAAATTCAAACATCTAGCAAATACTACACTCCAGAAGAATATTTAGAATTAGAAGAAAAATCAGAATTTAAAAATGAATATATAGACGGGGAAATTATACCAATGACTGGTGGAACTACAAATCATAATGAAATCGCAGGTAATTTTTATCTACATTTTAAATTAAAAATGCGGAATCAACATTACAAGATTTATATGGGTGATGTTAAATTATGGATACCACGTTATCAAATCTATACTTATCCAGATATTATGGTAATTCAAGGAGAACCAATATATCAAGGAACTGGAACTACTCAAGTAACAAATCCGTTAATGATTGTCGAAGTGTTATCTAAATCAACTATAAATTATGATAAAACCGACAAATTTAGATTTTATCGTTCTCTTCCTGAATTAAAAGAATATATTATGATTAACCAATATGAATGTTTTATTGAACAATTTGCCAAAAATGCCGAAGGACAATGGGTATTAACTGAATATGAATCAGTAAATGATATATTGTCTTTAAAATCAATAGATTTTCAAATCCCCTTCAGTGATATTTATGAAGGTGTAAATTTCCAGTAG
- a CDS encoding Uma2 family endonuclease: MMITQALECKENISQDVIFPPSDLYSDEPPVETELHLRQIILLFKCLEWLWKDKTDFYAAGNLTIYYSPNQKKSEYFRGPDFFVVLGTERKTRKSWVVWNEDGKYPNVILEILSPTTANTDKEYKKELYQNTFRTPDYFWFDPYTLEFAGFHLLDGKYQPLEANEKGHLWSEQLNLYLGIHEGLLRYFTPEGKLVLTPEETAERLAAKLRELNIDPDTI, translated from the coding sequence ATGATGATTACTCAAGCATTAGAATGTAAAGAAAACATCTCTCAAGATGTGATTTTTCCTCCGAGTGATTTATATAGTGACGAACCTCCCGTGGAAACAGAACTACATTTAAGACAAATAATTCTCCTTTTCAAATGTCTAGAATGGTTGTGGAAAGATAAAACTGATTTCTATGCTGCGGGAAATCTCACCATTTATTATAGTCCTAATCAGAAAAAATCAGAATATTTCCGAGGTCCAGATTTCTTTGTTGTGTTGGGAACAGAACGCAAAACTCGGAAAAGTTGGGTAGTTTGGAATGAAGACGGTAAATATCCTAATGTAATTTTAGAAATTCTCTCACCAACTACAGCGAATACAGATAAAGAATATAAAAAAGAACTTTATCAAAATACTTTCCGCACACCGGATTATTTTTGGTTTGATCCTTATACACTAGAATTTGCAGGTTTTCATTTATTAGATGGAAAATATCAACCTCTAGAAGCAAATGAAAAAGGACATTTATGGAGTGAACAATTAAATTTATATTTGGGAATTCATGAGGGATTATTGCGCTATTTCACACCAGAAGGAAAGCTAGTGCTTACCCCTGAAGAAACCGCAGAACGTTTAGCAGCAAAACTGAGAGAATTAAATATAGATCCTGATACAATTTAA
- a CDS encoding Uma2 family endonuclease, translating into MMITQALECKENISQDVIFPPSDLYSDEPPVETELHLEQIMLLIKCLKWLWKDKTDFYAAGNLTIYYSPNQKKSEYFRGPDFFVVLGTERKTRKSWVVWNEDGKYPNVILEILSPTTANTDKEYKKELYQNTFRTPDYFWFDLYTLEFAGFHLLDGKYQPLEANEKGHLWSEQLDLYLGIHEGLLRYFTPEGKLVFTPEETAEQETQRAEIQAKRAEKEARKSERLAAKLRELNIDPDII; encoded by the coding sequence ATGATGATTACTCAAGCATTAGAATGTAAAGAAAACATCTCTCAAGATGTGATTTTTCCTCCGAGTGATTTATATAGTGATGAACCTCCCGTGGAAACAGAACTACATCTAGAGCAAATTATGCTCTTAATCAAATGTCTCAAATGGTTGTGGAAAGATAAAACTGATTTCTATGCTGCGGGAAATCTCACCATTTATTATAGTCCTAATCAGAAAAAATCAGAATATTTCCGAGGTCCAGATTTCTTTGTTGTGCTAGGAACAGAACGCAAAACTCGGAAAAGTTGGGTAGTTTGGAATGAAGACGGTAAATATCCTAATGTAATTTTAGAAATTCTCTCACCAACTACAGCGAATACAGATAAAGAATATAAAAAAGAACTTTATCAAAATACTTTCCGCACACCGGATTATTTTTGGTTTGATCTTTATACACTAGAATTTGCAGGTTTTCATTTATTAGATGGAAAATATCAACCTCTAGAAGCAAATGAAAAAGGACATTTATGGAGTGAGCAATTAGATTTATATTTGGGAATTCATGAGGGATTATTGCGGTATTTTACACCAGAAGGAAAGTTAGTTTTTACCCCTGAAGAAACCGCAGAACAGGAAACCCAAAGAGCAGAAATACAAGCTAAAAGAGCCGAAAAGGAAGCGAGAAAATCAGAACGTTTAGCAGCAAAATTACGGGAGTTAAATATAGATCCTGATATAATTTAA
- a CDS encoding BrnA antitoxin family protein: protein MNNISRTNWQALDSMSDEDIDYSDIPPLTDEFFEKATLQIPAAQAKNVIQLEPDIIAWFKTQNKDYQTAINQLLRRHIESSSNQKSA, encoded by the coding sequence TTGAACAATATCTCACGGACTAATTGGCAAGCATTAGATTCAATGTCAGATGAGGACATTGACTATTCTGATATTCCACCATTAACTGATGAGTTTTTTGAAAAAGCAACTTTGCAAATTCCCGCAGCACAAGCCAAAAATGTTATTCAATTAGAACCTGATATCATAGCTTGGTTTAAAACCCAAAATAAAGACTATCAAACAGCTATTAATCAACTTTTACGTCGTCATATCGAAAGTAGCAGTAATCAAAAATCTGCTTAA